The following proteins come from a genomic window of Sorex araneus isolate mSorAra2 chromosome 1, mSorAra2.pri, whole genome shotgun sequence:
- the POMK gene encoding protein O-mannose kinase, producing the protein MEQKSQDGRRGPPKREVPPMVGLLLAMALMNVMLYFGLDWFFLSPQRSEVDASQCPPGSFRMGQMRNCSPWLSCAELKTEVRQLKRVGEGAVKRVFLSEWKERKVALSRLTSLEMQEDFLHGLQMLKSLQSKHVVTLLGYCEEDNTVLTEYHPLGSLSNLEETLNLPKYQHMNTWPQRLQLAIAYVSIIDYLHHSPVGTRVMCDSNDLPKTLSQYLLTSNFSIVANDLDALPLVNHSSGTLVKCGHRQLHGDFVAPEQLWPHGENVPFQDDLMPPYDEKVDIWKIPDVSSFLLGHVEGSDMVRFHLFDIHKACKSQTPAERPTAQAVLDTYHKVLSSLRETLVPQTREML; encoded by the exons ATGGAGCAGAAATCCCAGGATGGTAGAAGAGGCCCCCCAAAGAGAGAAGTGCCCCCCATGGTGGGGCTGCTGCTTGCAATGGCCCTCATGAACGTGATGCTCTACTTCGGCCTGGACTGGTTCTTCCTTTCCCCTCAACGCTCTGAGGTGGACGCCAGTCAGTGTCCCCCTGGTTCCTTCAGAATGGGACAGATGAGAAACTGCTCGCCCTGGCTGTCCTGTGCGGAGCTGAAGACAGAAGTGAGACAGCTGAAGCGTGTGGGGGAAGGAGCTGTGAAGAGG GTCTTTCTGTCAGAGTGGAAGGAACGCAAAGTTGCTCTCTCACGCCTCACCAGTCTGGAAATGCAAGAGGATTTCCTGCACGGACTTCAGATGCTCAAATCTCTACAGAGCAAACATGTTGTCACACTGCTTGGCTACTGTGAGGAAGACAACACTGTTCTCACTGAGTACCACCCCTTAGGCTCCTTGAGCAACTTGGAAGAGACTCTGAACCTTCCCAAGTACCAGCACATGAACACGTGGCCGCAGCGACTGCAACTGGCCATCGCTTACGTGAGTATCATTGACTACCTGCACCACAGCCCCGTGGGCACTCGGGTAATGTGTGACTCCAATGATTTGCCCAAAACGCTGTCCCAGTATTTGCTGACCAGTAACTTCAGCATCGTCGCCAACGACCTAGACGCCCTGCCCCTGGTGAACCACAGCTCCGGGACACTGGTGAAGTGTGGCCACAGGCAGCTCCACGGAGACTTTGTGGCCCCAGAGCAGCTGTGGCCCCATGGGGAAAATGTGCCTTTTCAGGATGACCTCATGCCTCCGTATGACGAGAAGGTTGATATTTGGAAGATTCCAGATGTCTCAAGTTTCCTTTTGGGACACGTTGAAGGGAGTGATATGGTCCGCTTCCATTTGTTTGATATTCATAAGGCATGTAAGAGCCAGACTCCCGCAGAAAGGCCCACTGCTCAGGCTGTGCTGGATACTTACCACAAGGTTTTGAGTTCACTTAGAGAGACTTTAGTGCCTCAGACAAGAGAAATGCTCTAA